The following are from one region of the Thiocapsa rosea genome:
- the glsA gene encoding glutaminase A, which produces MSKPRIQAAVAAGYAAAKGAKGGKNADYIPFLASVPSDLLGVCVVTTDGCIFKSGDSDHAFAIESISKVFTLALVMETIGVEAVREKIGADPTGLPFNSVLALELHQGKPLSPLVNAGAIATASLVPGSDSEARWAAILECQRRFAGHPIALSPEVNDSEQATNFHNRAIGWLLYSAGSCFCDPLCAVDIYTRQCSTLITTVDLAVMGATLAAGGVNPLTGERVVADVHTAPILAEMMMEGLYTASGDWAYTVGLPGKSGVGGGIVAVVPGQMAIAAFSPPLDEAGNSVRGQVAVATIARELGCNLFSRGR; this is translated from the coding sequence GTGTCGAAACCACGGATCCAAGCAGCCGTTGCCGCCGGATACGCGGCCGCGAAAGGTGCAAAGGGCGGAAAGAACGCCGACTACATCCCTTTTCTGGCCTCGGTCCCGTCGGATCTCTTGGGTGTCTGCGTCGTCACCACCGACGGATGCATCTTCAAATCCGGCGACTCCGACCATGCCTTCGCCATCGAATCGATCTCCAAGGTCTTCACGCTCGCCCTGGTGATGGAGACCATCGGCGTCGAGGCTGTCCGCGAGAAGATCGGGGCCGACCCCACGGGACTACCCTTCAATTCGGTGCTGGCGCTTGAGCTTCATCAGGGTAAGCCATTATCTCCCCTGGTGAACGCCGGCGCGATCGCCACCGCGAGCCTGGTGCCGGGCAGCGACTCGGAGGCACGCTGGGCGGCGATCCTTGAGTGTCAAAGGCGGTTCGCCGGCCATCCGATCGCGCTCAGCCCCGAGGTGAACGACTCCGAGCAAGCCACGAATTTCCACAACCGCGCCATCGGTTGGCTGCTCTACAGCGCAGGATCATGCTTCTGCGATCCCCTCTGTGCCGTGGATATCTATACCCGCCAGTGCTCTACCCTCATCACCACCGTGGATCTTGCCGTGATGGGCGCAACCTTGGCCGCGGGTGGTGTGAATCCGCTCACCGGCGAGCGTGTGGTCGCGGACGTCCATACGGCGCCCATTCTCGCCGAGATGATGATGGAGGGTCTTTACACTGCCTCCGGCGACTGGGCCTACACCGTCGGCCTTCCAGGCAAGAGCGGGGTGGGCGGAGGCATCGTCGCGGTGGTGCCGGGGCAGATGGCCATCGCCGCGTTCTCCCCACCGCTGGATGAGGCAGGCAATAGCGTGCGTGGGCAGGTGGCGGTGGCGACGATCGCCAGAGAGCTGGGATGTAATCTTTTTTCCCGAGGGAGATGA
- a CDS encoding trimeric intracellular cation channel family protein: MQSFSYWIGIAGITAFAVTAVLVLAPKGIDLFSAVVLGIITAVGGGTIRDLILDVPVFWASDLNYLWVAIGASLVTFFAESLFTRREIYQLMLYIDGLGAALFAIQTVDKAWAMDFGRPLAPIILGIVTAIGGGLLRDVLSGRQTLLMTRELYATPVLIGCTLYVALLTWAPEHQAAGALCCVAIIFALRAAAIRWDLTVPHWLITKAKAD; encoded by the coding sequence TTGCAGTCTTTCAGCTATTGGATCGGCATCGCGGGAATCACCGCCTTTGCCGTCACGGCGGTGCTCGTTTTGGCACCGAAAGGGATCGATCTCTTCAGCGCCGTCGTGCTTGGCATTATCACGGCGGTCGGCGGCGGTACCATCAGGGATCTGATCTTGGATGTTCCGGTCTTCTGGGCTTCCGATCTAAACTACCTATGGGTCGCCATCGGTGCGAGCCTGGTCACCTTCTTTGCCGAGTCGTTGTTCACGCGCAGAGAGATCTACCAACTCATGCTGTATATCGACGGCCTCGGTGCCGCCTTGTTCGCGATTCAGACCGTCGACAAGGCATGGGCTATGGACTTCGGTCGCCCGCTCGCCCCGATCATTCTGGGTATCGTCACGGCTATCGGCGGAGGCCTGCTCCGAGATGTACTGTCAGGTCGCCAGACGCTCTTGATGACGCGCGAGCTCTATGCCACGCCGGTACTGATCGGTTGCACGCTCTACGTCGCGCTGCTGACCTGGGCCCCGGAACATCAAGCTGCCGGTGCGCTCTGCTGTGTCGCAATTATCTTCGCGCTGCGCGCGGCAGCGATTCGCTGGGATTTAACCGTACCTCATTGGTTAATCACGAAGGCGAAGGCGGACTGA
- the mazG gene encoding nucleoside triphosphate pyrophosphohydrolase: MNRHDSIADLIAIVARLRDPQDGCPWDQEQTFRSILPFTLEEAYEVAEAIENEDMKELREELGDLLLQVVYHAQIAEEQGSFAFPDVVQSISEKMIRRHPHVFGDAELEDEEAVRANWEREKAAERASKRQRPIGSVLEGVAQALPALVRAEKLQKRAAVVGFDWDRMEEVFDKVLEELQECRETLRAHAEPTERVHEIGDLLFSCVNLARHMGVDAEQALRAANHRFERRFGRVEVCLRAGGQAPSVAARAEMERLWNLIKSEER, translated from the coding sequence ATGAACCGACACGACTCGATTGCCGATCTCATCGCCATCGTCGCGCGCCTGCGCGACCCGCAGGACGGCTGCCCCTGGGATCAGGAGCAGACCTTCCGCAGCATCTTGCCCTTCACCTTGGAGGAGGCCTACGAGGTCGCCGAAGCGATCGAGAACGAGGACATGAAGGAGCTGCGCGAAGAGCTGGGCGACCTGCTGCTTCAGGTGGTCTATCACGCGCAGATCGCCGAGGAGCAAGGGAGCTTTGCCTTTCCCGACGTGGTTCAGTCGATCAGCGAGAAGATGATCCGCCGGCATCCGCATGTCTTCGGCGACGCGGAGCTCGAAGACGAGGAGGCGGTGCGGGCGAATTGGGAGCGCGAGAAGGCCGCCGAGCGGGCGAGTAAGCGCCAGCGGCCCATCGGGAGCGTGCTCGAAGGGGTCGCCCAAGCCCTCCCCGCCTTGGTTCGGGCCGAGAAGCTGCAGAAACGCGCAGCGGTCGTCGGCTTCGATTGGGACAGAATGGAAGAGGTCTTCGACAAGGTGCTCGAAGAGTTGCAGGAGTGTCGCGAGACGTTGCGTGCGCACGCCGAGCCGACCGAGCGGGTGCACGAGATCGGCGACCTGCTGTTCTCCTGCGTCAATCTGGCCCGGCACATGGGCGTGGATGCGGAGCAGGCGCTGCGTGCGGCGAACCACCGTTTCGAGCGACGCTTCGGGCGGGTCGAGGTCTGCCTGCGTGCAGGCGGGCAGGCGCCGAGCGTTGCGGCACGCGCGGAGATGGAGCGGCTGTGGAATCTCATCAAATCCGAGGAGCGTTAA
- a CDS encoding DUF4743 domain-containing protein — protein MSYLDKIYACNAWEPSAFVSFIRRGERLGSLRRSAAEELRRWPTRFRVSQTAVEWIETPDDFEGCTLALAEVARGLVDEGVIPYLHGEQYPVTAGGREAARCLVDRACAPFFGMRAFGQHLNGYVRTARGIEMWIGQRSADRRLYPGRLDNLVAGGLPHGIALVENLRKECAEEAGMPPALADLAVAVGAVTYCRDSERGLKPDVMFCYDLELPEDFEPRCTDGEVETFYRLPVKEVAQIVRETDDFKLNCNLVIIDFLIRHGLIPQDDPQYVAIVQGLRSPLPSSDQRPTPTN, from the coding sequence ATGAGCTATCTCGATAAGATCTATGCCTGCAATGCCTGGGAGCCCTCTGCGTTTGTTTCCTTCATCCGACGGGGCGAGCGTCTCGGGAGCCTGCGGCGCAGCGCAGCCGAAGAGCTGCGGCGCTGGCCGACGCGGTTTCGTGTCTCGCAGACGGCGGTCGAGTGGATCGAGACGCCGGATGATTTCGAAGGCTGCACCTTGGCGCTGGCCGAGGTCGCTCGTGGACTCGTCGACGAGGGCGTCATTCCCTATCTGCACGGCGAGCAGTACCCCGTGACCGCCGGCGGGCGTGAGGCGGCACGCTGCTTGGTCGACCGGGCCTGCGCGCCTTTCTTCGGGATGCGCGCCTTCGGCCAACATCTAAATGGCTACGTGCGGACCGCGCGCGGGATCGAGATGTGGATCGGTCAACGCTCCGCCGATCGCCGTCTCTACCCCGGGCGGCTCGATAACCTTGTTGCGGGTGGGTTGCCCCACGGTATCGCTCTGGTCGAGAATCTGCGCAAGGAGTGCGCGGAAGAGGCGGGCATGCCCCCTGCCCTTGCCGACCTCGCCGTGGCTGTCGGCGCAGTGACCTACTGTCGCGACTCGGAGCGCGGGCTAAAGCCGGATGTCATGTTCTGCTACGATCTGGAGCTTCCGGAGGACTTCGAGCCGCGCTGCACCGACGGGGAGGTGGAAACCTTCTATCGCCTTCCGGTGAAGGAGGTCGCGCAGATCGTCCGCGAAACCGATGACTTCAAACTCAACTGCAACCTGGTCATCATCGATTTTCTGATCCGCCACGGACTGATCCCACAGGACGACCCGCAGTATGTCGCGATCGTCCAGGGGCTGCGTTCCCCATTGCCCTCGTCGGATCAACGCCCGACTCCGACCAACTGA
- the ispG gene encoding flavodoxin-dependent (E)-4-hydroxy-3-methylbut-2-enyl-diphosphate synthase, with protein sequence MSSIRFPIQRRRTVPVRIGPVTVGGQAPIVIQSMTNTDTADIESTVRQVAELARTGSELVRITVNHESAARAVPVIREALDAQGCSVPLVGDFHFNGHRLLTDYPECAEALAKYRINPGNVGRGEKKDSQFATMIEIACRYDRPVRIGVNWGSLDPDLIVRMMDENARSPEPRDAEQVMREAMVESAISSAERAEQVGLPRDRIILSCKMSGVQDLIAVYRMLADRGDYALHLGLTEAGMGSKGIVASTAALSVLLQEGIGDTIRISLTPAPGEARTREVVVAQEILQTMGMRSFAPMVTACPGCGRTTSDTFQHLAQDIQAYLREQMPEWRTRFPGVETMQVAVMGCVVNGPGESKHANIGISLPGNDERPSAPVYVDGEKVATLKGDGIAEQFKRMVDDYIETHYRAP encoded by the coding sequence ATGAGCTCAATTCGATTCCCGATTCAAAGACGCCGAACCGTCCCCGTACGCATCGGCCCGGTGACGGTCGGCGGCCAAGCCCCGATCGTCATCCAGTCCATGACGAACACCGACACCGCGGACATCGAGTCTACGGTCCGGCAGGTCGCGGAGCTGGCACGCACGGGCTCGGAGCTGGTGCGGATCACGGTCAATCACGAGTCCGCGGCCCGCGCGGTCCCGGTGATCCGCGAGGCACTGGACGCCCAGGGGTGCAGTGTGCCCTTGGTCGGCGACTTTCATTTCAACGGTCACCGCCTGCTCACGGACTATCCGGAGTGCGCCGAGGCACTCGCGAAATACCGCATCAACCCGGGCAACGTCGGGCGTGGAGAGAAGAAGGACAGCCAGTTCGCGACCATGATCGAGATCGCCTGCCGCTACGACCGCCCGGTGCGCATCGGGGTCAACTGGGGCAGCCTGGATCCGGACCTGATCGTGCGGATGATGGACGAGAACGCGCGCTCGCCCGAGCCGCGGGATGCCGAGCAGGTGATGCGCGAGGCGATGGTGGAATCCGCCATCTCGAGCGCCGAACGCGCCGAGCAGGTCGGCCTGCCGCGCGATCGCATCATCCTGTCCTGCAAGATGAGCGGCGTGCAGGATCTGATCGCCGTTTATCGCATGCTGGCCGACCGCGGCGACTATGCCCTGCATCTGGGCCTCACCGAGGCCGGCATGGGCTCGAAGGGGATCGTTGCCTCCACCGCCGCCTTGTCCGTGCTGCTGCAGGAGGGCATCGGCGACACCATCCGCATCTCGCTCACCCCGGCACCCGGCGAGGCACGCACCCGCGAGGTCGTGGTCGCGCAGGAGATCCTGCAGACCATGGGGATGCGCTCCTTCGCACCCATGGTCACCGCCTGCCCGGGCTGCGGACGCACCACCAGCGACACATTCCAGCACCTGGCACAAGATATTCAGGCCTATCTACGGGAGCAGATGCCGGAGTGGCGCACCCGTTTCCCGGGCGTGGAGACCATGCAGGTCGCGGTCATGGGCTGTGTGGTGAACGGACCCGGCGAGAGCAAGCACGCCAATATCGGGATCAGCCTGCCCGGAAACGACGAGCGCCCGTCCGCACCCGTTTATGTCGATGGCGAGAAGGTCGCAACCCTCAAGGGCGACGGGATCGCCGAGCAGTTCAAGCGCATGGTCGACGACTATATCGAGACCCATTATCGGGCGCCGTGA
- a CDS encoding GlcG/HbpS family heme-binding protein, whose product MKKTIPAVIAAALICGPAIADGPMVVPLQRLSMDAAVKIAQGAIEECREKGIQIAVTVVDREGTVQVTLRDTIAAPITVPISKMKAFTAVNFNAATSAMVDRADTPIGRVEGLVMSAGGVPVLVGGSSLVAGVGVSGAPGGDTDEECALAGIAKIQDDLDMAM is encoded by the coding sequence ATGAAAAAAACGATTCCTGCTGTCATCGCCGCTGCATTGATCTGCGGACCGGCCATCGCCGACGGTCCGATGGTCGTACCGTTACAGCGTCTATCAATGGATGCGGCCGTGAAGATCGCCCAAGGGGCGATCGAGGAATGTCGCGAGAAGGGCATCCAGATCGCGGTCACCGTGGTCGACCGTGAAGGCACGGTGCAGGTGACCCTCCGCGACACCATCGCCGCGCCCATCACGGTGCCGATCAGCAAGATGAAGGCGTTCACAGCGGTGAACTTCAACGCCGCGACCTCGGCCATGGTCGATCGCGCCGATACGCCGATCGGGCGTGTCGAGGGACTGGTGATGTCCGCAGGCGGGGTCCCCGTGCTGGTCGGCGGCTCGTCGCTGGTGGCCGGGGTGGGTGTCAGCGGCGCACCCGGAGGCGACACCGACGAGGAGTGCGCCCTGGCCGGGATCGCCAAGATCCAGGACGATCTGGATATGGCGATGTAG